From the Oncorhynchus nerka isolate Pitt River linkage group LG20, Oner_Uvic_2.0, whole genome shotgun sequence genome, one window contains:
- the LOC115102355 gene encoding 5'-nucleotidase domain-containing protein 2-like: MACKKVGTTLGRALWQNGSRTPPLSRSSKIINFSTSRELKSGEKKCKDQSCESNCRSAAMPLPAACSSTPAAQRHQVGGKKGPEEPLTVSGRSYSSTAPKADHRTYLWARYNEMKRLVHDLIPPSVCNLLNSSTIYANNEVSLAEVDIYGFDYDYTLALYSDALNTMIYNTARDFLIEHFKYPEGIRKYDYIPNFAARGLHYDIQKGLLMKIDAFHYIQLGTVYRGLNPVPDEEVLRLYGGTHHVPLQQVSGFYGKGPKVKQFMDIFSIPEMTLLAVANDFFISNDIEYDPEHLYKDVSEAIGMVHIKGYMYKWIMQDLEKYILGRDETYAVLHRLVSHGKKLFLITNSPFSFVDKGMRYMVGKDWRDFFDVVIVQADKPHFFNDCVKPFRRLDGNGDLQWDKINSLDKGQIYKQGNLYDFLRLTGWRGSSVLYFGDHLYSDLADLMLRHGWRTGAIVPELDLETKVVNTEQYAQSLTWLQALTGLLERMQMHRDSQSREVLQDWLKEREELRLRTKNLFNPQFGSIFRTCHNPTYFSRRLCRFSDVYMASISCLLNYDLSYTFYPRRTPLQHEAPLWMDQLCTGCMKTPFLEEMAHIR; encoded by the exons ATGGCCTGCAAAAAAGTGGGTACTACACTGGGCCGTGCATTGTGGCAAAACGGTAGCAGGACACCACCCCTTTCAAGATCTTCGAAAATTATAAACTTTTCAACAAGCAGGGAATTGAAAAGTGGCGAGAAGAAATGTAAAGATCAAAGCTGTGAATCCAATTGCAGGTCGGCAGCGATGCCTTTACCTGCCGCTTGCTCCTCTACACCTGCCGCTCAAAGACATCAGGTTGGGGGTAAGAAGGGTCCCGAGGAGCCGTTGACAGTGTCTGGACGATCGTATTCCTCCACTGCCCCAAAAGCAGATCATAGGACGTACTTATGGGCACGTTATAATGAGATGAAACGGCTTGTGCACG ACCTGATCCCACCAAGTGTGTGTAACCTGCTCAACTCCTCCACTATCTACGCCAACAACGAGGTCAGCCTAGCGGAGGTGGACATCTATGGGTTTGACTATGACTACACCCTGGCCCTCTACTCCGATGCCCTCAACACTATGATCTACAACACTGCCCGAGATTTCCTCATCGAGCACTTCAAG TACCCTGAAGGTATCCGCAAATATGACTACATCCCCAACTTTGCTGCACGTGGTCTTCACTATGATATTCAAAAG GGCCTCCTGATGAAGATAGATGCTTTCCATTACATTCAGCTGGGGACTGTGTATCG GGGACTGAACCCAGTTCCAGATGAGGaggtcctgaggctctatgggggtaCGCACCATGTCCCCTTGCAACAGGTCAGCGGCTTCTATGGAAAG GGACCCAAGGTTAAGCAGTTCATGGACATCTTCTCCATCCCAGAGATGACCCTCCTGGCTGTGGCCAATGATTTCTTCATCTCCAACGACATCGAGTACGATCCCGAGCACCTCTACAAAGACGTTTCA GAAGCCATTGGAATGGTTCACATCAAAGGCTACATGTACAAATGGATCATGCAAGATCTGG AGAAGTACATTCTGGGAAGGGATGAGACTTATGCTGTTCTGCATCGCCTGGTCAGCCACGGGAAGAAACTGTTCCTCATCACCAACAGCCCCTTCAGCTTTGT GGATAAAGGCATGAGGTACATGGTTGGGAAGGACTGGAGGGACTTCTTTGATGTGGTCATCGTTCAGGCAGACAAACCACACTTCTTCAATGACTGTGTCAA ACCATTTAGACGCCTGGATGGAAATGGTGACCTCCAGTGGGACAAAATAAACAGTCTGGACAAAGGACAGATCTACAAACAA GGAAACCTGTACGACTTCCTGAGGCTGACAGGCTGGAGAGGGTCCAGTGTGCTATACTTTGGAGACCATCTCTACAGTGACTTGGCT GATCTGATGCTGCGTCATGGGTGGCGAACGGGAGCCATTGTGCCTGAGCTGGATCTGGAGACCAAGGTGGTGAACACAGAACAATATGCCCAGAGCCTCACATGGCTTCAGGCCCTCACAGGCCTGCTGGAACGCATGCAG ATGCATCGGGATTCACAGTCTAGGGAGGTTCTGCAGGATtggctgaaggagagagaggagctcag ACTAAGAACAAAGAACCTCTTCAACCCCCAGTTCGGCAGCATCTTCCGCACCTGTCACAATCCCACCTACTTCTCCCGCCGCCTGTGTCGCTTCTCAGACGTCTACATGGCCTCCATCAGCTGCCTGCTGAACTATGACCTCTCCTACACCTTCTACCCCCGACGCACCCCTCTGCAGCACGAGGCGCCCCTGTGGATGGACCAGCTCTGCACTGGCTGCATGAAGACCCCCTTCCTAGAGGAGATGGCCCACATTCGCTGA